A segment of the Nostoc sp. TCL26-01 genome:
GAGACACCGAGTCATATACCCATTTAGGTTAGTTATTTCTTGTTTGGTGTCTTGATATTTAAGTTAGCACCAAGCTAGTAATAATCAATAGCTATTTTACCAAAGTTAATATTTTGTAGGTTTCTGCAATAATTGCTTAAAACTTTGATCCCCAACTATCTTTTGCAGATATTTCATAGGATATTCAAGTTATCAGCAAATAAGTGCTGATACCAATTCAAAATTCAAACTTCAAAATTAAGAAAGCCTGACTTTACAGGGGTTTCTGTGTTTGGAACTGTATCAGATTTTTAGTGAATTGGTATGAGTGGGGGAGTGAGGGGTGTAAACAGTGAACAGTGAGCGTTTATTAACTGGTAACTGATAACTGGTAACTGATTTGGGGAGTGGGGGAGTACTGAGTGCTGACCAATGACCAATGACCAATGACCATTGACCAATGACCATTGACTATTGACTAATCTAGATACAAAACGTAAAAACTCCCATCATAATTGAAGGGAGTTATGTAAAGTTTGTTTGCAAAAGACGTTTTGTTTAAACTTAGAATACGCTCATAATCGTAATGATACTAGCGCTAGTTAGCATGATTAAAGCACCCAGAAATACATACTCTCGCACTGGGGTGGGTGATTTAGTATTTCTCATTTTTGTAAAATCCTGTAATTTATTTGTTTATTCACGATATCAGCCACCGTATAAATATCTATAAAAAACAGCTAAAACTTAAAATCCCTTAAACTTTCTTAGTAAAGACTGGGGTAATTACTTAAAGTGCATTCATCAAATTATTCTCGTTAGAATGTAGAAAATGATAAATAAATAATATTATAAAGATTTTATTAATAAGATTTGAATATGTATATCAAGCGATCGCCATTGATTTTATGATGCGATGCTTTCAAGTGGTGATTTCCGCACAATATAATTACCTAAATTACCTAATAGCCGAGCGATGTACGTGCCTTTGTAGGGTAAAATTGAGATTAATCAAGGTAATAAAAATTTAACTGGAAATTATCATGACAGCTTCCACAGCATCTAAAAACCAAGTGACCAGCTTTGACTTAGACCAATTAAATCAACAGTTTGAAACTGCCACACCTAAAGAAATTCTGGCATGGTCTATAGAGCATATACCAACAGGACTGGTGCAAACCAGCGCCTTTAATGTGGATGACTTGGTAATTACCCACATCTTATATAGTGAACTTCAGCAACCAGTACCTGTAATATTTCTCGATACCTTATTTCACTTCCCCCAAACCTTAGAACTAGTAGCCAAAACCAAAGAAATTTATAACCTGGATCTGCAAACTTATAAAACTCCCGATATAGATACCCGCGAAGCTTTTACAGCTAAATATGGTGAAGCACTTTGGGATCAAGATATTGCCCAATTTCATCACGTCACCAAAATTGAACCCCTACAACGTGGTTTAGATGAATTAAACACTATTGCTTGGATTACTGGTCGTCGCCGTGACCAAGCAGTGACCCGTGCTAATATGCCCGTATTTGAATTAGATCACAAAGGTCGGCTAAAGATCAATCCTCTAGCTACCTGGACACGTCAAGATAGCTGGGATTACGTAGCAGAACACGGAGTAATTTACAACCCCTTACATGACCAAGGCTATCCCAGCATTGGCGACGAACCCATCACTACAAAAGTAGGCGAAGGTGAAGACGAACGTGCTGGACGTTGGCGTGGCAGCAATAAAACCGAATGTGGGATTCATATTTAATTTTTTAATTTAGTCAATAGTCCACAGTCAATAGTCAATGGTTCCAAGCCTAGGTGTTAACTATTAACTAGTTAACATTTAATATTCCAAAGCCGAAAATAACATTTACTATTGACTATTGACCATTGACAATTGACTAATCATGCTCAAAATCCTCCATCTCTCCGATATCCACATGGGAAGCGGATTTTCCCACGGACGGATTAATTCAGCTACGGGATTAAATACACGATTAGAGGATTTTGTCAATACTTTATCTCGATGTATTGACCGAGCGCTAGCAGATCC
Coding sequences within it:
- the cysH gene encoding phosphoadenosine phosphosulfate reductase, which produces MTASTASKNQVTSFDLDQLNQQFETATPKEILAWSIEHIPTGLVQTSAFNVDDLVITHILYSELQQPVPVIFLDTLFHFPQTLELVAKTKEIYNLDLQTYKTPDIDTREAFTAKYGEALWDQDIAQFHHVTKIEPLQRGLDELNTIAWITGRRRDQAVTRANMPVFELDHKGRLKINPLATWTRQDSWDYVAEHGVIYNPLHDQGYPSIGDEPITTKVGEGEDERAGRWRGSNKTECGIHI